A section of the Pedobacter sp. HDW13 genome encodes:
- a CDS encoding archaemetzincin: protein MKRAIYSLLVYLFIIVALASCNNNSSYFSAVAKNDIPLKKTQKGDWLFNHQERIQTLANYHNSHPLTPNKILKTIYLKPIGEFSVHEWKQIQLTREYLEKFFQLNTVLLPKVNNNIVPPHARRISQQHEQLLATYIRDTVVAVGRPKDAIAILGITEMDLFPNDKWNFVFGLASYEKGLAVNSIYRFHKKPLANEQFNLSLERLLKTASHEIGHMFGLTHVLKPIA, encoded by the coding sequence ATGAAGCGGGCGATCTATTCTCTTTTGGTTTACCTGTTTATCATAGTAGCGCTGGCATCTTGCAACAACAATTCCAGCTATTTTAGTGCAGTGGCTAAAAATGATATTCCGCTAAAAAAAACACAAAAAGGCGACTGGCTTTTTAATCATCAGGAACGAATTCAAACCTTGGCCAATTACCATAATAGTCACCCACTTACGCCCAACAAAATATTAAAAACCATTTATCTAAAACCAATTGGAGAATTTTCGGTACACGAGTGGAAACAAATTCAACTTACCCGTGAGTATTTAGAAAAGTTTTTCCAGCTTAATACAGTATTGCTGCCCAAAGTAAACAACAATATTGTGCCACCACATGCCCGGAGGATAAGCCAGCAACACGAACAACTATTAGCCACCTATATACGTGATACCGTTGTAGCCGTTGGGAGGCCAAAAGATGCAATCGCCATCCTTGGCATAACCGAAATGGATTTGTTCCCGAATGATAAATGGAATTTTGTGTTCGGGCTGGCATCTTATGAGAAAGGATTGGCTGTAAACTCGATTTACCGGTTCCATAAAAAGCCCCTTGCAAATGAGCAATTTAATTTAAGCCTCGAAAGACTTCTAAAAACCGCTTCACATGAAATTGGCCACATGTTTGGATTAACCCATGT
- a CDS encoding DUF1572 family protein, producing the protein MLNQILKKLFDRDLHKLKTEIESYQNEANLWIIDQGIANSAGNLCLHLIGNLNTYIGATLGNRGYIRNRDLEFSLKDVPSKELLIKIDETIDIVNRTLDKITIEELEAEYPLLVLEGKTSTGYFLTHLATHLAYHLGQINYHRRLLDAN; encoded by the coding sequence ATGCTAAACCAAATCCTTAAAAAACTATTCGACCGCGATCTGCATAAACTGAAAACGGAAATTGAATCATATCAAAACGAGGCCAATTTATGGATCATCGATCAAGGCATAGCCAATTCGGCTGGTAACCTCTGTCTGCACCTAATCGGCAATTTAAATACTTACATTGGTGCTACACTTGGAAACAGGGGGTACATCAGAAACCGTGACCTCGAGTTTTCATTAAAAGATGTGCCCAGCAAAGAACTGCTTATTAAAATAGATGAAACCATCGACATTGTAAACCGAACACTCGATAAAATAACAATAGAAGAGCTGGAGGCCGAATATCCCCTACTGGTGCTTGAAGGAAAAACTTCTACCGGATATTTTCTTACACACCTTGCTACCCATCTCGCCTATCACCTGGGGCAAATTAATTACCACAGAAGATTGCTAGATGCAAATTAG